A stretch of Shewanella dokdonensis DNA encodes these proteins:
- the cobT gene encoding nicotinate-nucleotide--dimethylbenzimidazole phosphoribosyltransferase — translation MYSVTPVNHAFDEAIKSRIHHKTKLRGSLGKLEEVALKLARIQFKSPDDKLAIKKPVMLVFAADHGVADFGVSVGDSELTAEMIENFVKGGAAINVFCRQNGLELEVIDCGTRHQLALPQVVNQRLGDATKPIHQQEAMSIETVFEGFRMAKELVKRHIYNGSNMLAVGEIGIGNTTSASAVMAALTGIPVAECTGRGSGIDEEALKHKRMIVERALQLHYANLTDPVRVLACLGGYEIVQMTGAMLAAAEFGVPVVVDGFTSSVAALAAVKLAPGVREYLIFAHQSAVYGHKQLLARLDAHPMLHLNLRLGEGSGAALAMPLLHSAVNFYNEMAAVDGADAVDSKGSGAN, via the coding sequence ATGTATTCGGTAACTCCCGTCAATCACGCATTTGATGAAGCTATCAAATCGCGGATACACCATAAAACTAAGTTACGTGGTTCACTCGGAAAACTGGAAGAAGTGGCGCTGAAGCTAGCACGCATCCAGTTTAAGTCCCCTGACGATAAACTTGCCATCAAAAAGCCGGTCATGCTGGTATTTGCTGCCGATCATGGTGTGGCTGATTTTGGTGTGTCAGTCGGTGACAGTGAACTCACCGCTGAAATGATCGAGAACTTTGTCAAAGGTGGGGCGGCTATTAACGTCTTCTGCCGCCAAAATGGCCTAGAACTGGAAGTGATTGACTGTGGTACTCGTCATCAGTTGGCATTACCGCAAGTGGTAAACCAGCGGTTAGGGGACGCCACTAAACCGATACATCAACAAGAAGCCATGTCCATTGAAACCGTCTTTGAAGGTTTCCGCATGGCAAAAGAACTGGTGAAACGCCATATCTATAACGGCAGTAACATGCTGGCTGTCGGAGAAATTGGCATAGGCAATACTACCTCCGCCTCCGCGGTGATGGCGGCACTTACCGGCATTCCTGTGGCAGAATGTACTGGCCGTGGCTCAGGCATTGATGAAGAAGCGCTGAAACACAAACGTATGATTGTGGAACGTGCGCTGCAACTTCACTATGCCAATCTGACCGATCCGGTGCGGGTACTGGCGTGCCTCGGTGGTTATGAAATCGTACAGATGACTGGTGCCATGCTGGCCGCTGCTGAGTTTGGTGTCCCAGTGGTGGTTGATGGCTTTACTTCCTCCGTTGCTGCATTGGCCGCAGTAAAATTGGCTCCAGGTGTACGCGAATATCTGATTTTTGCACATCAATCAGCCGTTTATGGGCACAAGCAATTACTGGCTCGTTTGGATGCGCACCCTATGCTGCATCTGAATCTGCGCCTAGGTGAAGGCTCTGGTGCTGCCTTGGCGATGCCTCTGTTGCACTCTGCGGTCAATTTCTACAATGAAATGGCCGCTGTAGACGGAGCTGATGCTGTTGATAGCAAAGGCTCAGGAGCAAATTAA
- the cobO gene encoding cob(I)yrinic acid a,c-diamide adenosyltransferase, whose translation MTDKDDNARHQARQQKLKQAVDARVATATEEKGILLVLTGNGKGKSTSGFGTVARAVGHGKNAAVVQFIKGNWECGERKLLENAGVRFEVMATGFTWDTQNRASDTAAAEKAWMVAEQWLQDPAIDVLLLDELTYMLSFHYLDLQRVLRALTNRPPQQHVIVTGRNCHRQLLEVADTISEIHNVRHAFEHGIKAQPGFDY comes from the coding sequence GTGACGGACAAAGATGATAATGCTCGCCACCAAGCGCGGCAGCAAAAGTTAAAACAGGCGGTCGATGCCAGAGTCGCAACGGCGACAGAAGAAAAAGGAATTCTGCTGGTACTGACCGGCAATGGTAAAGGTAAATCCACTTCTGGGTTTGGGACTGTGGCGCGTGCCGTGGGGCATGGTAAGAATGCCGCTGTGGTGCAGTTTATTAAGGGCAACTGGGAGTGTGGCGAGCGCAAATTGCTGGAAAATGCCGGCGTGCGCTTTGAGGTCATGGCCACCGGTTTTACCTGGGATACGCAAAATCGTGCCAGTGACACTGCCGCGGCAGAAAAAGCCTGGATGGTGGCCGAACAGTGGTTGCAAGACCCCGCCATTGATGTGCTGCTGTTAGATGAATTGACCTATATGTTGAGCTTCCATTATCTGGATTTGCAACGGGTGCTGAGAGCATTGACGAATCGACCACCACAACAACATGTGATTGTCACTGGTCGTAATTGCCATCGGCAGTTACTGGAAGTAGCTGATACCATCAGCGAAATCCATAATGTCAGACATGCCTTTGAGCATGGCATAAAAGCCCAGCCTGGATTTGACTACTGA
- a CDS encoding adenosylcobinamide-GDP ribazoletransferase has protein sequence MGKWAFWLEQLRLFVIAVGFFTRIPLLRRISPDNDTINRASRYYGLVGTLVGGLSALVLWLLSIYLPLSVAIVLSMITSVWLTGGFDEHGLAVTADSFGAGDSAGQKLQMMKERRLGSYGVLALVLALLLKFELLMELALYDPTLTALALVLGHTLSRVTSASLIFGETCVHEEGLSRHPVQRQSINELSFLLVTGVVVMLLFSRGQLIPLVIGLLLLRFILARWFRHQIDGYTGDTLGAGQQLAEVLVYIIVLAGWNAASRS, from the coding sequence ATGGGTAAATGGGCTTTCTGGCTGGAGCAGCTACGGCTGTTTGTGATTGCCGTTGGCTTTTTTACCCGAATTCCGTTACTGCGACGCATCAGTCCTGACAATGACACCATCAATCGCGCCAGCCGCTACTATGGGCTGGTGGGAACGCTGGTGGGCGGCCTGTCAGCGCTGGTGTTGTGGCTGTTGTCTATCTATCTGCCATTGTCGGTAGCCATCGTGTTGTCGATGATCACCAGTGTCTGGCTGACCGGCGGGTTTGATGAACATGGTCTGGCAGTCACGGCTGACAGTTTTGGTGCTGGCGACTCTGCCGGACAAAAACTGCAGATGATGAAAGAACGGCGTCTTGGCAGCTACGGGGTATTGGCGCTGGTGCTGGCACTGCTGCTGAAGTTTGAGTTGCTGATGGAACTGGCGCTGTACGATCCAACGCTGACCGCTTTGGCTTTGGTACTGGGACATACCCTCAGCCGGGTGACGTCCGCCAGCCTTATTTTTGGCGAAACCTGTGTTCATGAAGAGGGGCTAAGCCGCCATCCGGTGCAACGCCAGAGTATCAATGAACTGAGCTTCCTGCTGGTGACCGGTGTCGTTGTGATGCTGCTGTTTTCTCGCGGTCAACTGATCCCTTTAGTGATTGGCCTGCTACTGCTGCGTTTTATTCTGGCCCGGTGGTTCCGCCATCAGATTGATGGATACACAGGTGATACGTTAGGTGCCGGCCAACAGTTGGCCGAAGTGCTGGTATATATCATAGTGTTGGCCGGCTGGAATGCCGCCAGCCGCAGTTAA
- a CDS encoding glutathione peroxidase, with the protein MSIYDIQVKTITGENQLLADFHGKVLLIVNTASKCGLTPQYEQLQALYQEKAAEGLEILGFPCNQFLGQEPGTEAEIQQFCSLNYQVTFPMFAKLEVNGEQRHPLYKTLILSQPKAITTADEKLKAKLVELGQAPKHQDDILWNFEKFLVGKDGTVLARFAPDVTVTSDVFLSALNKALA; encoded by the coding sequence ATGAGTATTTATGACATCCAGGTCAAAACCATTACCGGTGAGAATCAACTGCTGGCGGATTTTCACGGCAAAGTGCTGCTGATTGTTAACACCGCCTCTAAATGCGGTTTAACCCCGCAATATGAACAGTTGCAGGCGCTCTACCAGGAAAAAGCGGCTGAAGGTTTAGAGATCCTCGGTTTTCCCTGCAACCAATTTCTAGGACAGGAACCCGGCACTGAAGCTGAAATTCAGCAATTTTGCAGCCTAAACTATCAGGTTACTTTCCCGATGTTTGCCAAGCTTGAGGTCAATGGCGAGCAGCGCCATCCGTTGTACAAGACATTGATCCTGTCACAACCTAAGGCAATTACCACCGCGGATGAAAAACTCAAAGCCAAGCTTGTAGAACTGGGACAAGCGCCGAAACACCAAGATGACATCTTGTGGAATTTTGAAAAATTTCTGGTGGGCAAAGATGGCACTGTACTGGCACGTTTTGCGCCAGATGTGACAGTCACATCCGATGTTTTCCTGTCAGCGCTCAATAAAGCCCTGGCCTGA
- a CDS encoding CidA/LrgA family protein yields the protein MPVNGLTWLVVLQLLGAMLHHWLLPSLPGPIIGLLILFIWLLCYGRLPKSLEAAASPLLQYLPLLLVVPCVGLMNNLDTLQSQWLVIAGSLFGAMLITIPLSGWLMQWLIRRQQQKRGRHD from the coding sequence TTGCCTGTAAATGGTTTAACCTGGCTGGTGGTATTGCAGTTGTTAGGCGCCATGCTGCACCACTGGCTACTGCCAAGTTTACCCGGCCCAATCATTGGGTTACTGATATTGTTTATCTGGCTGTTGTGTTATGGCCGCTTACCTAAATCATTGGAAGCCGCCGCGTCACCGTTATTGCAGTATCTCCCCTTGTTGCTGGTCGTGCCCTGTGTCGGCCTGATGAATAATCTGGACACTTTACAGTCCCAATGGTTGGTGATTGCCGGGTCACTATTTGGCGCCATGCTGATCACCATTCCTCTTAGCGGCTGGTTGATGCAATGGTTAATTCGTCGCCAACAACAAAAGCGAGGGCGCCATGATTGA
- a CDS encoding LrgB family protein — protein MIESLLASLQALKSTPEFAVGLTLLAFQLALLFYRKSKIVLLQPVIVAVTMVIAVLLLLDVPYRDYQLAAEPVAFLIGPATIALAVPLYSQLRRIRQLFGPILITLVCGGSLTVILSVLFCWLLGGSEVLQMSLAPRSVTMPIAILVSDSLGGSMSLTAAFVMITGVFGAALAPWLFKLARVTEPAARGLSYGINAHAIGTVRALEEGEECGAFSALGMSIFGVLLALSLPWLL, from the coding sequence ATGATTGAATCATTGCTGGCGAGCCTGCAAGCATTAAAATCCACCCCAGAATTTGCGGTTGGCCTGACGCTGCTCGCCTTCCAACTGGCATTGCTGTTTTATCGCAAAAGCAAAATTGTGCTGCTGCAACCGGTAATTGTGGCGGTTACTATGGTGATTGCTGTGTTGCTATTGTTGGATGTGCCCTATCGTGACTATCAGTTGGCTGCCGAGCCTGTGGCATTTCTCATCGGTCCGGCAACAATAGCACTGGCAGTGCCTTTGTATAGTCAGCTCCGGCGCATTCGCCAGTTGTTTGGGCCGATCCTGATAACCCTTGTATGTGGTGGCAGCCTGACCGTTATACTGAGCGTGCTCTTTTGCTGGCTGCTAGGCGGTTCTGAGGTGTTGCAGATGAGTCTGGCTCCCCGTTCAGTCACTATGCCAATCGCTATTCTGGTGTCAGATAGTCTTGGCGGCAGCATGTCATTGACTGCGGCATTCGTGATGATTACCGGTGTTTTTGGCGCAGCGTTAGCTCCGTGGTTGTTTAAACTAGCCAGAGTGACAGAACCTGCGGCGAGAGGGCTGAGCTACGGTATTAATGCTCATGCCATCGGTACCGTTAGAGCGTTGGAAGAAGGCGAAGAATGCGGCGCGTTTTCTGCCTTGGGCATGAGCATCTTTGGTGTCTTGCTAGCGCTGTCGCTGCCTTGGTTGCTGTAG